The following are encoded in a window of Thermoanaerobacter ethanolicus JW 200 genomic DNA:
- a CDS encoding cysteine desulfurase has translation MKNIDIERIKKDFPILSVKPHGKRLVYLDNAATTQKPIEVIKAMDKYYEELNANVYRSPHYLSVLSTQAYEEARERVKKFINAKKEESIVFTRNTTESINFIAYTWGMKHINEGDEILLTIAEHHSNILPWQMVAEAKGAKLKYVYLDENFRLSMKDFKEKMSEKVKLVAVQHMSNVLGIINPVEEITHIAHKYGAKVLIDGAQSVPHMPVDVQKIDCDFFAFSGHKMLGPMGIGVLYIKEDLLKEVPPFLRGGEMIDEVYEDYSTFAPSPLKFEAGTPNIEGAYVLISAIDYIEKIGLTNIYKHEGELLEYGLQKMKELDFVKLYGPKDAKERGGIISFNVEGVHPHDVATILDEEGVAVRSGHHCCQPLMRYLGVPATVRASFYLYNDFEDIDALVEGLKKVRKWFK, from the coding sequence GTGAAAAATATCGATATTGAAAGAATAAAAAAAGACTTTCCTATATTGAGTGTTAAGCCCCATGGAAAAAGGCTTGTATATCTTGACAATGCCGCTACAACACAAAAGCCAATTGAAGTAATAAAGGCTATGGATAAATATTATGAAGAGCTAAATGCCAATGTGTACAGAAGCCCCCATTATTTAAGTGTACTTTCAACACAAGCCTATGAAGAGGCAAGAGAAAGGGTAAAAAAATTTATAAACGCCAAAAAAGAAGAGTCTATAGTTTTCACAAGAAATACAACAGAGTCTATAAACTTTATAGCCTACACTTGGGGTATGAAGCATATAAACGAAGGAGACGAAATACTACTTACCATAGCTGAACACCACAGTAATATACTCCCATGGCAGATGGTAGCAGAAGCTAAAGGGGCAAAGCTTAAATATGTCTATCTTGATGAAAATTTTAGGCTTTCTATGAAAGACTTTAAAGAAAAAATGTCTGAAAAAGTAAAATTAGTTGCTGTGCAACACATGTCGAATGTTTTGGGAATAATAAATCCTGTGGAGGAGATTACACATATTGCCCACAAATACGGGGCAAAAGTATTAATAGATGGAGCACAAAGTGTACCTCATATGCCTGTTGATGTACAAAAGATAGATTGTGACTTTTTTGCCTTCTCTGGTCACAAGATGTTAGGACCTATGGGGATTGGGGTTTTATATATAAAAGAAGATTTACTTAAAGAGGTACCGCCATTTTTAAGAGGAGGAGAAATGATAGACGAGGTTTACGAGGACTATTCCACATTTGCACCTTCCCCTCTTAAATTTGAAGCAGGTACTCCTAATATAGAGGGAGCGTATGTGCTTATTTCTGCCATAGATTATATAGAAAAAATTGGGCTTACCAATATATATAAACACGAAGGCGAGCTTTTGGAGTATGGTCTTCAAAAAATGAAAGAATTAGACTTTGTAAAATTGTATGGCCCCAAAGACGCGAAGGAAAGAGGAGGAATAATTTCCTTCAATGTAGAAGGAGTTCATCCTCACGATGTTGCTACAATTCTCGATGAAGAAGGAGTTGCTGTAAGAAGTGGGCATCACTGTTGCCAGCCCTTAATGAGATACTTAGGCGTTCCTGCAACTGTAAGAGCAAGCTTTTATCTCTACAACGATTTTGAGGATATTGATGCCCTTGTGGAAGGACTAAAAAAAGTCAGGAAGTGGTTTAAATGA
- the sufB gene encoding Fe-S cluster assembly protein SufB produces the protein MKKPDIKEIDFSIYDVKDNVKYEYQTGKGLSKEVVLEISEQKNEPSWMRDFRLKALEIYQKMPMPTWGVDLSQLDIDSIIAYIRPSAKMQRSWDEVPEEIRRTFERLGIPEAERKALAGVGAQYDSEVVYHNIKESLTQQGVIFEDMDTAIKKYPDIIKEYFMTKNVTPYDHKFAALHAAIWSGGTFVYVPEGVKVEVPLQAYFRMNAPGSGQFEHTLIIADKGSEVHFIEGCSAPQYSVSNLHAGCVELFVNEGARIIYSTIENWSKNTYNLNTKRAIVEKDGIIEWISGSFGSHKTMLYPASILKGEGAKAEYTGVTFAAKGQHLDTGSKMIHLAPHTSSKVLAKSISKDGGISSYRGLLKIGPNAEGAKASVQCEGLMLDDISRSDTMPVIEIENDNVDIGHEAKVGRISDEQIFYLMSRGLSEDDARAMIVRGFVEPIAKALPLEYAVEMNRLIKLELEGAIG, from the coding sequence ATGAAAAAACCAGATATAAAGGAAATAGATTTTAGCATATACGACGTCAAAGACAACGTAAAGTATGAGTATCAGACAGGTAAAGGACTTTCTAAAGAAGTTGTTTTAGAAATATCTGAGCAAAAGAATGAACCTTCCTGGATGAGGGATTTTCGATTAAAAGCCTTGGAGATATATCAAAAAATGCCTATGCCCACATGGGGTGTTGATTTAAGTCAACTTGACATAGATTCTATTATTGCCTATATACGCCCAAGTGCAAAAATGCAAAGGTCGTGGGATGAAGTTCCAGAAGAGATAAGGCGTACTTTTGAAAGGTTGGGGATTCCTGAGGCGGAAAGAAAAGCATTGGCGGGAGTAGGTGCTCAATACGACTCTGAAGTTGTATATCACAATATTAAAGAAAGCCTTACTCAACAGGGTGTCATATTTGAGGACATGGACACTGCAATAAAAAAATATCCTGACATAATAAAAGAGTACTTTATGACAAAAAACGTGACGCCTTATGATCACAAATTTGCAGCCCTTCACGCTGCAATATGGAGCGGAGGCACATTTGTTTATGTTCCAGAAGGGGTCAAAGTGGAGGTTCCACTTCAGGCTTATTTTAGAATGAATGCACCAGGAAGCGGACAGTTTGAGCACACTCTCATAATTGCTGACAAAGGCAGTGAAGTACATTTTATAGAAGGCTGTTCTGCACCACAGTATTCTGTTTCAAACTTACATGCAGGTTGCGTAGAACTTTTTGTAAATGAAGGGGCTCGCATAATTTATTCTACTATAGAAAACTGGAGTAAAAATACCTATAATCTAAATACAAAAAGGGCAATTGTTGAGAAAGATGGCATTATAGAGTGGATATCCGGCTCTTTTGGAAGCCACAAGACAATGCTTTATCCTGCTTCTATATTAAAAGGAGAAGGAGCAAAGGCGGAATACACCGGTGTGACTTTTGCTGCAAAAGGGCAGCATTTAGATACAGGTTCAAAAATGATACACTTAGCTCCTCATACTTCTTCAAAGGTTTTAGCAAAGAGTATATCAAAAGATGGTGGAATATCAAGCTATAGAGGACTTCTCAAAATAGGACCTAATGCGGAAGGTGCAAAGGCTTCTGTCCAGTGTGAAGGCTTGATGTTGGACGATATTTCAAGGTCTGACACAATGCCAGTAATAGAAATAGAAAATGACAATGTGGACATTGGTCATGAGGCGAAAGTGGGAAGAATAAGCGATGAACAGATATTTTACCTCATGTCCAGAGGTTTAAGCGAAGACGATGCAAGGGCTATGATTGTAAGAGGTTTTGTTGAGCCTATAGCTAAAGCTTTGCCATTGGAATATGCAGTGGAGATGAATAGGCTCATTAAACTTGAGCTGGAAGGCGCAATAGGATAG
- the sufD gene encoding Fe-S cluster assembly protein SufD gives MCKRVSMEEIQQPSYKEYTSAVIKDLSHDTVKIKETKKLAGLPTEILALRDKAFGIEGKFINMVKDFYNAGFHIEISQNSNVEKPIVIDYITNEQNDTLIDYNIIEAEANSQVTIVFDYNSGTKGFHNGITQVIAKEGSTVNIVKIQRLGDEFNDFDNNLVIVGKNAMVNWSNVVIGSKVSAFDVAVYLDEVGGTFTSKSIFLGVDSQKYDMAYKVYHQAPKTTSSVDLKGALKGSAKATFIGNIDIKKGAKKAKAEENETVLLLDKTVKSVAIPALYCGEDDVQANHSASAGQIDEDKLYYVMSRGFSLEEARLLMVQAILNPVIDLIPYDPVREIIIKGHIGRRIIK, from the coding sequence ATGTGTAAGAGAGTTAGTATGGAGGAAATACAACAGCCTTCTTATAAAGAATACACTTCAGCAGTAATAAAAGATTTGTCTCATGATACAGTAAAAATAAAAGAGACAAAGAAATTAGCTGGATTGCCGACAGAGATATTGGCTTTAAGGGATAAAGCTTTTGGTATAGAAGGCAAATTTATAAATATGGTAAAAGATTTTTACAATGCAGGTTTTCACATTGAGATTTCTCAAAACAGTAATGTTGAAAAACCTATAGTGATTGATTATATAACAAATGAACAAAATGACACATTGATTGATTATAACATAATTGAAGCGGAAGCTAATTCGCAAGTTACAATCGTTTTTGACTATAATTCAGGTACAAAAGGCTTTCACAATGGCATAACGCAGGTGATTGCAAAAGAAGGTTCTACTGTAAATATAGTAAAAATACAAAGATTGGGAGACGAATTCAACGACTTTGACAATAACCTTGTAATTGTAGGGAAAAATGCTATGGTCAACTGGTCAAATGTTGTGATAGGCTCGAAAGTAAGCGCTTTTGATGTGGCGGTATATCTTGATGAGGTAGGAGGTACCTTTACTTCCAAATCCATTTTTTTAGGTGTGGATAGTCAAAAATATGACATGGCTTATAAAGTATACCACCAAGCTCCTAAAACTACCAGCAGTGTGGACTTAAAAGGAGCCTTAAAAGGAAGTGCAAAGGCTACCTTTATAGGAAATATTGACATTAAAAAAGGTGCAAAAAAGGCAAAAGCTGAAGAAAATGAAACAGTACTTTTATTAGACAAAACTGTAAAATCCGTTGCAATTCCTGCTCTTTACTGCGGAGAAGATGATGTACAGGCAAACCACTCAGCCAGTGCAGGGCAAATAGATGAAGACAAACTCTATTATGTGATGAGCAGAGGCTTTAGTTTAGAAGAGGCAAGGCTTTTAATGGTTCAAGCCATATTAAATCCTGTTATAGACTTGATTCCTTATGACCCTGTAAGAGAAATCATCATAAAGGGTCATATAGGAAGGAGGATTATAAAGTGA
- the sufC gene encoding Fe-S cluster assembly ATPase SufC → MRETLLEIKDLHVEVEDKYILKGLNLTIKKGEIHAIMGPNGGGKSTLCNSIMGNPKYKVTSGQILFEGEDITNLKVNERAKKGIFLSFQYPEEIPGITVDNFIRTSVNIVTGQNVSMLQFAKDMKNTLELLDMKSEYRSRYLNVGFSGGEKKKTEILQMAFLKPKLVMLDEIDSGLDIDALKVVAEAVKKLKTEEMSILIVTHYNRILDYLEPDVISVLMDGKIVKSGDRDLAKILEEKGYDFVRNGV, encoded by the coding sequence ATGAGAGAAACATTGTTAGAAATAAAGGATTTGCATGTAGAAGTTGAGGACAAATATATCCTTAAAGGGCTTAATTTAACAATAAAAAAAGGAGAAATACATGCAATTATGGGACCCAATGGTGGTGGTAAAAGCACATTGTGCAATTCCATCATGGGGAATCCTAAATATAAAGTGACTTCAGGACAGATTTTATTTGAAGGAGAAGATATAACAAATCTAAAAGTCAATGAAAGGGCAAAAAAGGGCATCTTTTTGTCTTTTCAGTACCCTGAAGAAATACCCGGAATAACAGTGGATAATTTTATAAGGACCTCTGTTAATATTGTGACAGGCCAAAATGTGTCGATGCTTCAATTTGCAAAAGACATGAAAAACACATTAGAGCTTTTAGACATGAAATCCGAGTACAGAAGTAGGTATTTAAATGTAGGTTTTTCTGGAGGGGAAAAGAAAAAAACTGAGATACTCCAGATGGCTTTTCTAAAGCCTAAACTTGTAATGCTTGACGAAATTGACTCTGGTCTTGATATAGATGCCTTAAAAGTTGTCGCGGAAGCGGTCAAAAAGCTAAAGACTGAAGAGATGTCTATCTTAATAGTCACCCACTACAACAGGATATTGGATTACCTTGAGCCAGATGTAATATCTGTTTTAATGGATGGAAAGATTGTAAAAAGTGGTGACAGGGACCTTGCAAAGATTCTTGAAGAAAAGGGTTATGACTTTGTGAGAAATGGCGTGTAA
- a CDS encoding glutaredoxin domain-containing protein gives MLEFIKDTQHFEEVKNKEEFFMLMFYSNSSQKSLEALEVMKKFSEDNPKVPVYVVNASEIRDIHPQYGIKVVPSVILFKDKEPWQFVFGLQSKEYYEKLLVVAPSKASDGKGQKAHRVTVYTTPSCPWCNATKAYLRQHNIPFREIDVSKNPSAAAELVRRSGQRGVPQTDIDGTIVVGFDKAKLNRLLGITEQ, from the coding sequence ATGTTAGAGTTTATAAAGGATACTCAGCACTTTGAAGAAGTAAAAAATAAAGAAGAATTTTTTATGCTAATGTTTTATTCTAATTCTTCACAAAAGAGTCTTGAAGCTTTAGAGGTCATGAAGAAATTCAGTGAAGACAATCCTAAAGTGCCCGTTTATGTAGTAAATGCTTCTGAGATAAGAGATATTCATCCACAATATGGAATCAAAGTAGTGCCTTCAGTGATACTTTTCAAGGATAAAGAGCCCTGGCAGTTTGTATTTGGACTTCAAAGCAAAGAATATTATGAAAAACTTTTAGTTGTCGCTCCTTCAAAAGCTTCTGATGGGAAAGGTCAAAAGGCCCACAGAGTGACTGTTTACACCACTCCCTCTTGCCCCTGGTGCAATGCTACAAAGGCATATTTAAGACAACACAATATACCTTTTAGAGAAATAGACGTGAGCAAAAATCCAAGTGCGGCAGCAGAATTAGTAAGGCGGAGCGGCCAAAGAGGTGTGCCTCAGACGGATATTGATGGCACAATTGTAGTAGGGTTTGATAAAGCTAAGCTTAATAGATTGCTGGGAATTACTGAACAATAA
- a CDS encoding co-chaperone GroES, with translation MTKIQPINGHALIKLEKEPEEKKIGGVIIPKTAEEKLNQGVIEALAAGASDELAVGDRVIYKEFSGTKIKHEGEEYLIIPVDDILAKFVEVDEI, from the coding sequence ATGACAAAAATACAACCTATAAATGGCCATGCACTTATTAAATTGGAAAAAGAGCCTGAAGAGAAAAAGATAGGCGGAGTAATAATTCCCAAGACTGCTGAAGAAAAATTAAATCAGGGAGTAATTGAAGCTCTTGCAGCAGGTGCCTCCGATGAGCTTGCTGTAGGGGATAGGGTTATATATAAAGAGTTTTCAGGTACCAAGATAAAACACGAGGGAGAGGAATATCTCATAATTCCAGTAGATGACATACTGGCTAAGTTTGTGGAAGTTGACGAAATATAA
- the sufU gene encoding Fe-S cluster assembly sulfur transfer protein SufU — protein MSDLNQLYSEVIMEHYENSPHRRELKDATHKERGHNPLCGDDITLYLKMNGDIIEDASFTGHGCAISQASTSMMIDLIKGKDKKEALRLVQEFIDMIHKKDVNLDELGDAQVLQGVSDFPARVKCALLAWKTLQEIL, from the coding sequence ATGAGCGATTTAAATCAGCTTTATTCTGAAGTTATAATGGAACACTATGAAAACTCCCCTCATAGGAGAGAGCTTAAAGATGCTACTCACAAAGAAAGGGGGCACAATCCTCTTTGCGGTGACGACATTACCCTTTATCTAAAAATGAATGGTGACATTATAGAAGACGCATCTTTTACAGGTCATGGATGTGCTATAAGCCAAGCTTCAACCTCTATGATGATAGACCTTATAAAAGGGAAAGACAAAAAAGAGGCCTTAAGGCTTGTTCAAGAATTTATAGACATGATACACAAAAAAGACGTAAATTTAGATGAATTAGGGGATGCACAGGTATTGCAGGGAGTATCTGACTTTCCTGCCCGTGTAAAATGTGCTTTACTGGCTTGGAAGACACTTCAGGAAATTTTGTAA
- the ltrA gene encoding group II intron reverse transcriptase/maturase has translation MDSKDMQRLQTTQQRGYPLNREMEFQKTTEVHSISSASEDGRNEVQRYTGKMLEMIVERGNMEAAYKRVVANKGSHGVDGMGVDELLPYLKENWATIKQQLLEGKYKPQPVRRVEIPKPDGGVRLLGIPTVLDRLIQQAIAQILNRVYNHTFSDSSYGFRPGRSAKDAIKAAEAYINEGYTWVVDMDLEKFFDRVNHDIIMSKLEKRIGDKRVLKLIRRYLESGVMINGIKVSTEEGTPQGWPLSPLLANIMLDELDKELEKRGHKFCRYADDCNIYVKSRSAGNRVMKSIKKFIESKLKLKVNEAKSAVDRPWRRKFLGFSFYTKENEVRIRIHEKSIKRFKEKVREITNRNKGISMENRIKRLNQITTGWVNYFGLADAKSIMKTLDEWIRRRLRACIWKQWKKIKTKHDNLVKLGVEEQKAWEYANTRKGYWRISNSPILNKTLTNKYFESIGYKSLSQRYLIVHNS, from the coding sequence ATGGACTCGAAAGATATGCAGAGACTGCAGACAACTCAACAAAGAGGCTATCCGTTGAATAGAGAAATGGAATTTCAAAAGACAACGGAAGTGCATAGTATATCATCGGCGTCGGAAGATGGAAGAAACGAGGTACAAAGATATACCGGCAAGATGCTTGAAATGATAGTAGAACGAGGGAACATGGAAGCAGCATACAAGCGCGTTGTTGCAAATAAAGGAAGCCATGGAGTCGATGGGATGGGAGTAGATGAACTTCTACCGTATCTCAAAGAAAACTGGGCAACCATAAAACAACAACTGCTGGAGGGGAAATACAAACCACAACCAGTGCGAAGAGTAGAAATTCCCAAACCAGATGGAGGAGTAAGACTACTAGGAATACCTACAGTACTAGACAGACTAATACAACAAGCAATAGCCCAAATACTAAATAGAGTCTACAACCATACATTTTCTGATAGCAGTTATGGATTCAGACCAGGACGCAGTGCAAAAGACGCAATAAAAGCCGCAGAAGCATACATAAATGAAGGATACACATGGGTTGTAGATATGGACTTAGAAAAGTTCTTTGACAGAGTAAACCACGACATAATAATGTCCAAACTAGAAAAGCGGATAGGAGATAAAAGGGTACTAAAGTTAATACGAAGATACCTAGAATCAGGAGTAATGATAAACGGAATCAAAGTATCAACAGAAGAAGGGACACCCCAAGGATGGCCATTAAGTCCCCTATTAGCAAACATAATGTTGGACGAACTAGACAAAGAACTTGAGAAACGAGGGCATAAATTCTGCCGATATGCAGATGACTGCAACATATATGTAAAAAGCAGGTCTGCAGGAAACAGAGTAATGAAGAGCATAAAGAAATTCATAGAAAGCAAATTAAAACTAAAAGTCAACGAAGCAAAAAGTGCTGTAGATAGACCATGGAGAAGAAAATTTCTTGGATTTTCATTCTATACAAAAGAAAACGAAGTAAGAATAAGAATCCATGAAAAATCCATCAAAAGGTTTAAGGAAAAAGTAAGAGAAATAACCAATCGGAACAAGGGAATAAGCATGGAAAACAGAATAAAAAGACTAAATCAAATAACAACAGGATGGGTCAACTATTTTGGATTAGCAGACGCGAAAAGCATAATGAAAACCCTTGACGAATGGATAAGGCGAAGACTAAGGGCATGTATATGGAAACAATGGAAGAAGATAAAAACGAAGCATGATAACTTAGTAAAACTAGGAGTAGAAGAACAAAAAGCCTGGGAATACGCCAATACAAGGAAAGGCTACTGGAGAATATCCAATAGCCCAATCCTAAATAAGACTCTTACAAATAAATACTTTGAAAGCATAGGTTATAAGAGTTTATCCCAAAGATATCTAATTGTACACAATTCCTAA